The Fuerstiella sp. nucleotide sequence CAATCCTCAGTAATGAGGTCAGTCGCGCTCACGGAGAAAACGGATTGCCGGACGATACGATCCACATCAAAGTCAACGGATCGGCCGGGCAGAGCGTTGGAGCCTGGCTGTCACGGGGCGTTACGATTGAGGTTGAAGGTGACGCCAATGACTACGCGGGAAAGGGGCTGTCCGGCGGCCGACTGGTGGTTTATCCGCCTAAGACGTCAGATTTTGTCGCCGAGGACAATGTGATTGTGGGCAATGTCGCACTTTACGGCGCGACAGGGGGAGAAGCCTACTTGCGAGGAATTGCAGCAGAGCGGTTCTGTGTCAGGAATTCCGGTGCCTGGGCAGTCATTGAAGGTGTCGGTGATCACGGTTGTGAATATATGACGGGAGGGCGCGCTGTCATACTGGGCCCGACCGGGCGGAACTTCGCGGCTGGAATGTCCGGGGGAGTTGCATACGTCTATGACCCGCATGAGAGGTTTCTGATGAATTGCAATCTGGAACTGGTGGAACTGGAACCTTTGGAGGCAGAAGGTGACGTACATGAACTCAGGCAAATGATCTCCAATCACCGGCGCTACACGGGTTCAGAAGTTGCCGACCGTATTCTGAACGACTGGGAGACAGCTCTGAGTAATTTTGTGAAGGTTATGCCGGTGGACTACAGGAAAGCTCTTGAAGAACTGGCCAGTGAAACAACGATGGCAACATAGAAATACTGAACGGCATGGTTGCCGATTGTAAAACCGGATCCGATCCACGTGTGAAGCAACTCAACTGATAGATGCATGGGCCGGAACGTATCGTCTTCACGCTGCTTCCGGCCAAAACGCGTTCCTGTTTGCGGGCCGATGGCGGTCAGCGTAACAGGAAGACCACAATACATTGATGCGACCAACTGACGAAAGAATGGACGATGGGCAAGCCAACGGGCTTCAAGGAAATTGAACGGAAGGTTCCCGGGGATCGCGACCCGCTTTTGCGCATCCTGGACTGGAATGAATTTCACGATTATATGCCCGCAGAGGATTTGCAGGGACAGGGTGCGCGCTGCATGGATTGCGGAGTCCCTTTCTGCCACACCGGGGAATTGATGTCAAATATGGCGTCAGGTTGTCCCGTTAACAACCTGATCCCCGAATGGAATGATCTGGTTTACCGTGGCCAGTGGCGTGAAGCACTGGATCGTCTGCACATGACGAACAACTTTCCGGAATTCACCGGTCGTGTCTGTCCCGCTCCCTGCGAAGGTTCCTGTTGTCTGGGAGTGATTGAACCTCCCGTCACAATCAAGGCAATTGAATGTGCAATTGTTGATCGTGGTTTCGAAGAAGGCTGGATTGTTCCCCGGCCTCCCGATGTTCGAAGCGGTAAAACGGTTGCCGTTATTGGTTCAGGACCAGCCGGACTGGCTTGTGCAGCACAACTGAACAAAGCGGGGCATCTGGTCACCGTTTATGAACGGGACGACCGAATTGGGGGATTGTTGATGTACGGTATCCCCAACATGAAACTCGATAAGGAACAGGTAGTGAATCGTCGTCTGAAGCTTTTGGAACAGGAAGGTATTTCCTTCGTCGTCAATACGGAAATCGGTAAAGACATTCAGGCTGACCAACTCCGGCGGGATTTCGACGCCGTTGTGCTGTGTACCGGAGCGACCCGCCCCCGCGATCTGCCAATTCCAGGTCGGGAACTCAGGGGCATCCACTATGCCATGGATTTTCTGCGTCCGAATACCTGCAGTCTGCTCGATTCAAATCTTGAAGACGGCAATTACATCAGTGCTAAGGACAGGAATGTTGTGGTCATTGGAGGGGGTGATACCGGCACCGATTGTCTGGGTACTTCTCTGCGGCACGGCTGCAGAAGTCTCGTCAACTTTGAAATTGTTGAACGTCCGTCGACGGAACGACCTGATGATAACCCGTGGCCGGAATGGCCCCGGGTCTTCCGCGTCGATTATGGACATGAAGAGGCTGCTGCAAAATTTGGGCAGGATCCACGAGAGTTCTGTGCTCAGACGATTGAATTCATTGGCGACGATGATGGCCACGTCCGGGCTCTGAAAGCCTGTCAGGTCGACTGGAACCAGGCGACGGAAGGTGGTCCCCCGTTTTCCCCCATCTCGGGTTCAGAGAAAGAATATCCGGCTGATCTGGTGCTGCTGGCAATGGGGTTCCTTGGTCCGGAAAACGGACCTGGCGAACAGTTGGGCATTGGGATTCGTGAGGGACGGGGCGGCATGTCCTGGTTCACAGCGGAACATGAGCAATACACGACCAGTGTGGACGGTGTCTTTGCGGCCGGTGACTGTCGCCGCGGTCAAAGTCTGGTTGTGTGGGCGATCAACGAAGGACGAGGAGCTGCGCGCGAAGCTGATCGGTGGCTGACGGGATCCAGTGACCTGCCGTAGCGCCGTCTTATGCGTCGGCGAGTGCCTGACAGGCGGACCGCAACAACTGCGCGGTTGATTCAAAGCTGATGCATCCGTCGGTGATGGACACACCGTATTCCAGTCCCGAGAGGTCCGTGTCCAGCGATTGTTTTCCGGGATTCAGGTTGCTTTCCAGCATCAGGCCAACAATGGTTTCGTTACCGACGACTCTCTGACGAATCACATCATTCCAGACGGCCGGCTGTTTTGTGTAGTCCTTGTTTGAGTTGGCGTGGCTGCAGTCGACGACGAATCGGGGAGGCAGTCCTGTCTCAGTCAACAGGCGTTTGGCTTCTGCCAGACTGGCCTCGTCGTAATTCGGTCCCGTACGCCCGCCTCGGAGAATCAGATGTCCCAGCGAATTACCTCGGGTTTCCACCACACATGTCTTGCCGTCGTTGTCCATGCCCAGAAATCGATGTTCCGCCCGAGCTGTCTGCATGGCATTGATAGCCACTTCCAGACTGCCTTCGGTGCTGTTTTTGAATCCGACCGGCATTGAAAGGCCGCTGGCCATCTGTCGGTGCGTTGGTGATTCTGTTGTTCTCGCCCCAATTGATGCCAGCGTAATCAAATCGGCAATGTACTGCGGCGTGATGGGCTCAAGCACTTCGCTGGCAGCCGGCAGGCCGAGTTCGGCCACGTTTAGCAGAATTCTGCGTCCGAGTTTCAGGCCCGCGGGCAGGTCGAACGTATCGTTGAGGTGCGGGTCATTGATGAGTCCTTTCCACCCGGTCGTGGTGCGCGGCTTTTCGAAATAGACCCGCATCACGACGACAATCTGTTCCTGAACCTCATCTGCCACGGACTGTAGCCGTTCCGCATACTCCATTGCCACTTTTTCACTGTGAATCGAACACGGACCAACGATTGCAATCATTCGACGGTCTTCTCCCCGCAGGATCCGGGCAATGGTCTGGCGGGAATCGTAAACCATCTGCGCAGCTGCATCTGATACCGGGAACTCAGCCTTAAGACTGGCTGGTGATGTCAGTGGCATCGTGCCGACGATGTTGACATCCTGAAGATGTTTTTGGGTTTCGGTCATAGCCATGTCTAGTGCGGCACGGCCGCAAACAATTTTGAGTGGTGATTCCCGGCGCGTCGGGAATTCGTTGTCGGTTTGGTAAGACGCACGCCGTTAACAAATAAAACGTCTTTCCCTATGAATCGAAAGCACAATTCGGACGGTTCCCGTATCCGCCGGATTTCCGGGAATCAATCGTATGCAAACCGGATATGCGGTGTCTTTGACATGGCCAGTATTTGTTGCACCGGCAAATCGATCAATTGCCGAGTCGCAATTCCCTGGAATCCGGAATTGATTTGGCAGACTGATCCCAACGTGTCAGCGGGCAATTCGCTGCCAAAGCCCGCGATAGATGGGCAGTCCGAGTTGTCTTTTCTTGCGTTCGAAACTGGTCTGGTAGTCCATGTCGTGTTCGGCTTCACGTTCCGCAGGTGGCGATAATGTGTCGAATTGAGAATGTTCATTCATCAGCTGCTGAATTACCTCAAAATATTCCGCCACATCACTCCACGAATGGACACAACCGCCGTCTTCCAAAACCCTTGCCAGCAGATCAACGAAACCTGCAGTGAACAGACGGCGCTTGTGATGTCGCTTCTTCCACCAAGGATCCGGGAAGTACACATGAGCCGCCGCTACAGATCCCGGCTGAACCAACTTTGACAAGACGATATTGCAGTCGCCACCAATAATACGGGCATTTGGCTGATTCCGTTTCAGGAGTCTCATGGCACCACGGCGACCTTCGCGATAATCAACTTCGATTCCCAGAAAATTTGTCTCCGGATGGCGTTCAGACGCGTTGACCGTAAACAGTCCTCGTCCGCAGCCGATGTCGAGCTGCACAGGTCGGTCGTTGCCAAAGAACCGCGACCAGTTGAGCGAATCACCAACATCTTTGATTGTCTGAAACCACGGTTTAAGTGGTTTAACGGGAGCAGTCTGCATTTCGGACGTCTCGAACGGGCAGTCCTTTGATGATTGATACAGCCGCGATTGTTTCTGTCCCGCAGTCTTTTCTCGTCAATAAAAGCGCAGGAAAATCGAAATTTCACCAAATTGTGAGGCTGGATCAGGGGGATCTGACGGGGAACAACAGAGCGAGAGACTTTCCCTGGCTTGTGGAAAAGTTTTGACGGTCGATCCGGAAAGAAGTCGTCTGTTCCGCGGGTAGACACCAAATCGGCAGTATGGTTCGTCTACACGACTGTATCTCCGTCGATGTCGTGTGCCTGTCACCGGAAAAGTCGGGGTAGCGGAAATATTCCGAGGAATCTGCGCGCCCGAGATGTTCTGTCACCCGCTTCTTCAAACGGGGATGTATCTGCTGAATCGGACCAGTCCGGTTCAGCCGGTGTTCCGTCGACTGTAAATACGGGTTGAGTCCATGCCGTCTGAGTCGTGTCCCGGGTCTGCAGAAACTCGGGTGGACGCAGCGAAATCGATCCCGGCGCACGCCGATCGGCGGGTGATTGTTGTGTGCCGGCGACTCGTATGCGGCTGGCCATTTCCCGCAGGGTAAGATTCTCACCGTTTGGAACCCTGGGCACGACCCACAGAGCGGTATCGATTGAAGGATTCGTGTTGATTCTGGAAAACGACAGCGTCAGCTCTGTGTCGCTTACGGGAAGTATCAGACGGACTCTTCGTGGAAGCAAATGCCCGCTGAAGTCCTGATGGTTGCTGAGTTGAGCCCTCACAATCGCGGCCCCGTTTCGATCGAATGCAATATGTTCCCGAACAACGCGTTTTTCCCGGTCAACTTTGATTACATATCGATGAGCGTTCTGCCCGTTCGATTTCCGGACCGAACTGAGCCACAATTCTTTGCCGAGTGGATCAGACGTCCGTTCCAGCACATA carries:
- a CDS encoding 3-deoxy-7-phosphoheptulonate synthase; translation: MPLTSPASLKAEFPVSDAAAQMVYDSRQTIARILRGEDRRMIAIVGPCSIHSEKVAMEYAERLQSVADEVQEQIVVVMRVYFEKPRTTTGWKGLINDPHLNDTFDLPAGLKLGRRILLNVAELGLPAASEVLEPITPQYIADLITLASIGARTTESPTHRQMASGLSMPVGFKNSTEGSLEVAINAMQTARAEHRFLGMDNDGKTCVVETRGNSLGHLILRGGRTGPNYDEASLAEAKRLLTETGLPPRFVVDCSHANSNKDYTKQPAVWNDVIRQRVVGNETIVGLMLESNLNPGKQSLDTDLSGLEYGVSITDGCISFESTAQLLRSACQALADA
- the trmB gene encoding tRNA (guanosine(46)-N7)-methyltransferase TrmB, which translates into the protein MQTAPVKPLKPWFQTIKDVGDSLNWSRFFGNDRPVQLDIGCGRGLFTVNASERHPETNFLGIEVDYREGRRGAMRLLKRNQPNARIIGGDCNIVLSKLVQPGSVAAAHVYFPDPWWKKRHHKRRLFTAGFVDLLARVLEDGGCVHSWSDVAEYFEVIQQLMNEHSQFDTLSPPAEREAEHDMDYQTSFERKKRQLGLPIYRGLWQRIAR
- a CDS encoding glutamate synthase subunit beta; its protein translation is MGKPTGFKEIERKVPGDRDPLLRILDWNEFHDYMPAEDLQGQGARCMDCGVPFCHTGELMSNMASGCPVNNLIPEWNDLVYRGQWREALDRLHMTNNFPEFTGRVCPAPCEGSCCLGVIEPPVTIKAIECAIVDRGFEEGWIVPRPPDVRSGKTVAVIGSGPAGLACAAQLNKAGHLVTVYERDDRIGGLLMYGIPNMKLDKEQVVNRRLKLLEQEGISFVVNTEIGKDIQADQLRRDFDAVVLCTGATRPRDLPIPGRELRGIHYAMDFLRPNTCSLLDSNLEDGNYISAKDRNVVVIGGGDTGTDCLGTSLRHGCRSLVNFEIVERPSTERPDDNPWPEWPRVFRVDYGHEEAAAKFGQDPREFCAQTIEFIGDDDGHVRALKACQVDWNQATEGGPPFSPISGSEKEYPADLVLLAMGFLGPENGPGEQLGIGIREGRGGMSWFTAEHEQYTTSVDGVFAAGDCRRGQSLVVWAINEGRGAAREADRWLTGSSDLP